One window from the genome of Mustela lutreola isolate mMusLut2 chromosome 11, mMusLut2.pri, whole genome shotgun sequence encodes:
- the PSMD9 gene encoding 26S proteasome non-ATPase regulatory subunit 9, translating to MSEGENRPSEGSPQAGVVTVSDVQELIRRKEEIEAQIKANYEVLESQKGVGMNEPLVDCEDYPRSDVDLYQVRTARHNIACLQNDHKAIMKQVEEALHQLHARDKEKQARDMAEAHKEAMSRSLGQSEGLSQPQAFAKVNSVSPGSPASTAGLQVDDEIVEFGSVNTQNFQSLHNVGSVVQHSEGKPLNVTVIRRGEKHQLRLVPTRWAGKGLLGCNIIPLQR from the exons ATGTCGGAGGGGGAAAATAGGCCGAGCGAAGGCTCCCCGCAGGCCGGCGTGGTGACTGTCAGCGACGTCCAGGAGCTGATACGGCGCAAGGAGGAGATCGAGGCGCAGATCAAAGCCAACTATGAAGTGCTGGAGAGC CAAAAAGGCGTGGGGATGAACGAGCCGCTGGTGGACTGCGAGGACTACCCCCGGTCAGACGTGGACCTGTACCAAGTCCGAACCGCAAGGCACAACATTGCCT GCTTGCAGAACGATCACAAGGCCATCATGAAGCAGGTGGAAGAGGCCCTGCACCAGCTACACGCTCGcgacaaggagaagcaggcccggGACATGGCTGAGGCCCACAAGGAGGCCATGAGCCGCAGCCTGGGCCAGAGCGAGGGCCTCAGCCAGCCGCAGGCCTTCGCCAAAGTGAACAGCGTCAGCCCGGGCTCCCCAGCCAGTACCGCG ggTCTGCAAGTGGACGACGAGATTGTGGAGTTTGGCTCTGTGAACACCCAGAACTTCCAGTCTCTGCATAATGTTGGCAGTGTGGTGCAGCACAGTGAGGGG AAACCCTTGAATGTGACAGTGATCCGCAGAGGGGAGAAACACCAGCTTAGACTTGTTCCGACCCGCTGGGCAGGAAAAGGACTGCTGGG ctgCAACATTATTCCTTTGCAAAGATGA